The window GCTTGCGGAATGCCCTGTCCGCGGCCAAGGCGGGCGTGGCCCCGTGGCCGGAACTGCCGCCAAAGGTGGACGCCGGCGTGGATTGGCATTGGCAGCGCGTTCTCGTTCCGCCGGTCGCCGCGCTCGCATTTCTCACCGCCGGACTTTTCATCCCGCTTTCCGCCCGCGCCAATGCCGAGGTCGGCAAGGACGAGCCACTAGCTTGGGCCAAGCTCGAGTCCGATCTGGAGCGCCTCGATCAGGAGGAAATGATCGACGAGACCTACATCGAGGAGATGAAGAAGAAGCTCGAGGAGCTTCGCAAGCAGGAGGAAGAAGAGTGGTTCAGCCATTCCTCGCTGGAGGCCACGGACAGCCTGAAGAAGGAGCATTCCACCCAGGTGGACAAGCTGGAGCGCGAGTTGGCCCGTGCCGACAAGGCCCTCGGCAACCTTGAGAAGAATGCCGGGGGCATGCCCGCGGCGGAAAAGGAGCGCCTGCTCAACCAATTCGACCAAGCCTTGCAGGGCCTCCAGAACGGTGCGCTGAAGCCGAATGAGAAGCTACTTGAACAGCTCAAGCAGCTCGACCCGAAGAATCTCGGCCAGATCCCGCCGGAACAACTCCAGCAGCTCCGCGATGCCATGAAGAAGGCCGGCCAAGCCTGCAAGGATTGCCAAGGCGGCGGCTCCGGCGGTGGCCAGGGCGACGAGTGGCTCGATGATCTCCTCGACGGCGAAGATGGCCAAGGCGGCGACAAGGAAGGAAAGCAGCCCGGCGACAAACCCGGCGAAGGCGCAGGCAAGGGCGGCGTGGACCGCGGCCCCGGCCATGCTCCCGGCATGCTGGGTGCCGAAGGCCAGAAACTCGACACCGGCGACATGACCGGCCTCGAATCGAAGGATCTCTCCCGCTCCCTGCCCGGCGACCTGCTCCAGCTACAAGACGGCGAGCACGACGTGGACAAGTCCGCGGTGGGTCCCCGCTCCGGCGGTGATACCGGTGCGACCGGCGACGGTGGTGACCGTGTGTGGAAGGACGCCTTGGATCCCGACGAGCAAAAGGCGCTGAAGAAGTTCTTCGAGTAAGGGCGCATTCGCAGGAGTTGGGGATTGAAAATCGGGAGCCCAAGGTCGAAACCCGGCCGCGGGTGGTCTCTAGCCTCCCCGCTTTCCGTCCCACTTCCTCGATTGCTTCCATGCTGCTTTCCCGCCTGAACGACGGCCCCGAGATCTTCTTCACCCTGCAGGGTGAGGGTGTCTCCGCAGGCTTGCCCGCCGTCTTCATCCGGGCCGCGCTGTGTAATCTCCACTGCCGGTGGTGCGACACGGACCATACCTGGAACTTCGAGGGCACTCCGTGGAAACACGACAAGGACGCCGACCCCGCCTACCGGAAGCACCGCAAGGCTGACGTGACCATCGAGGTCCCGGTCGCGGAGATCGTCGCCCGCCTTTCCGCCTTTCCCTGCCGCCGCGTCATCCTCACCGGCGGCGAACCGCTTCTCCAGCAGGAGGCGTGGCTGGAGGTTATTTCAGGCCTCCGGGCCATCGATCCGGGCTACGTTTTCGAGGTGGAAACGAACGGCACCAGAATGCCGACGCCGGAATTCCGGGCCGCCGTGAACCAGTTCAACGTCTCGCCGAAGCTGGCAAATTCCGGAATGGAAGCCCGGACCCGGGTCGCCCCGGCAGTGTTGGCGCTCTTTGCCGCCGAGCCGAAGGCGTGGTTCAAGTTCGTCGCCCGGGGCCCG of the Luteolibacter flavescens genome contains:
- a CDS encoding 7-carboxy-7-deazaguanine synthase QueE; this translates as MLLSRLNDGPEIFFTLQGEGVSAGLPAVFIRAALCNLHCRWCDTDHTWNFEGTPWKHDKDADPAYRKHRKADVTIEVPVAEIVARLSAFPCRRVILTGGEPLLQQEAWLEVISGLRAIDPGYVFEVETNGTRMPTPEFRAAVNQFNVSPKLANSGMEARTRVAPAVLALFAAEPKAWFKFVARGPEDVAEILEFTAEHDIPAGKVLVMPEGRSAAELDRHGLALTGPCMEHGWRFCDRLHVRLWGDKRGV